One region of Candidatus Rokuibacteriota bacterium genomic DNA includes:
- a CDS encoding DUF1326 domain-containing protein: MATATATKTKWTLKGRGYEFCNCDFGCGCVFGGFPNSKDGSCRALIGFDISRGKCGHVELSGVKWAGIYDWPKAIHQGNGKVAFVVDQAATDAQVEALGQIFTGALGGMPWEVLGPTAAVAGLVKAKITIEGSGQKSTFRAEGIGEGRGEAFKNPVTGKDHFAQVHLPTGFIWKKGECGEGTFRAAAAGVSVAAEKTNWILYEFDWAN, translated from the coding sequence ATGGCGACCGCTACTGCGACGAAGACCAAATGGACCCTCAAGGGTCGGGGGTACGAGTTCTGCAACTGTGACTTCGGCTGCGGCTGCGTCTTCGGTGGATTCCCCAATTCCAAGGACGGCAGCTGTCGTGCCTTGATCGGCTTCGACATCAGTAGAGGCAAGTGCGGCCACGTGGAGCTTTCCGGCGTGAAGTGGGCCGGCATTTATGACTGGCCGAAGGCGATTCACCAGGGCAACGGCAAGGTTGCCTTCGTAGTGGACCAGGCGGCCACCGACGCGCAGGTCGAGGCGCTCGGACAGATCTTCACGGGTGCGCTCGGCGGGATGCCGTGGGAGGTCCTGGGGCCGACGGCCGCGGTCGCAGGGCTGGTGAAGGCCAAGATCACCATCGAGGGGAGCGGACAGAAGAGCACCTTCCGCGCGGAGGGCATCGGGGAGGGGCGCGGCGAGGCGTTCAAGAATCCCGTGACCGGTAAGGACCACTTCGCGCAGGTGCATCTGCCGACCGGCTTCATCTGGAAGAAGGGCGAATGCGGGGAAGGGACCTTCCGCGCCGCCGCGGCCGGTGTGTCGGTTGCCGCCGAGAAGACCAACTGGATCCTCTACGAGTTCGACTGGGCCAACTGA